In Strigops habroptila isolate Jane chromosome 2, bStrHab1.2.pri, whole genome shotgun sequence, one genomic interval encodes:
- the CCNA1 gene encoding cyclin-A1 — translation MRRTGEKSRAGRREPCPAAPRSSGRAVLGVLAENGQQRPSAQGVTVIRRFSGSENTVPSSGKDELPKQTVSAVSKQAFAIYEDESEEKENYSCQVAEELESSLCELDTSAITSSIHLLLDLSTGSPMVVDTSFQSQPEDHMVDPVTLTVGEYAEDIHQYLREAEVRFRPKPYYMKKQPDITTGMRAILVDWLVEVGEEYKLRTETLYLAVNFLDRFLSCMSVLRGKLQLVGTAAILLAAKYEEIYPPEVDEFVYITDDTYTKRQLLRMEHLLLKVLAFDLTAPTINQFLLQYIQRHGVCMKTENFARYLAELSLLEADPFLKYLPSQTAAAAYCLANYTVNKSFWPETLAAFTGYSLSEIVPCLTDLHKACLDAPHCQLQAIKEKYKHSKYLQVSLVEPPTVLPLQ, via the exons ATGCGCCGCACCGGTGAGAAGAgccgggcggggcggcgggagccctgccccgctgccccccgcaGCAGCGGGCGGGCCGTGCTGGGGGTGCTGGCGGAGAACGGGCAGCAGCGGCCCAGCGCCCAG GGCGTTACTGTTATCAGACGCTTCTCTGGCTCTGAAAACACCGTCCCTTCATCTGGAAAAGATGAATTACCCAAGCAAACGGTCAGTGCTGTGTCAAAGCAAGCGTTTGCTATCTATGAGGatgaatcagaagaaaaagagaactaCAGCTGCCAAGTGGCTGAAGAGCTGGAATCAAGCCTGTGTGAACTGGATACTAGTGCAATAACATCCAGTATCCACCTGCTGCTGGATCTGAGTACAG GATCTCCTATGGTAGTGGATACGTCCTTCCAGTCCCAGCCTGAGGATCACATGGTAGATCCTGTAACTCTGACTGTGGGAGAGTATGCAGAAGACATTCACCAGTACCTCAGAGAGGCTGAA GTACGATTCAGGCCCAAGCCCTACTACATGAAGAAACAACCAGATATCACAACAGGAATGCGTGCCATCTTGGTAGATTGGCTGGTGGAAGTAGGGGAAGAATATAAACTTCGCACAGAGACTCTGTACTTAGCGGTGAACTTCCTGGATAGGTTTCTTTCCTGCATGTCTGTTCTCAGAGGGAAGCTGCAGCTTGTAGGAACAGCAGCAATCCTTCTGGCTGC GAAGTATGAAGAGATCTACCCACCAGAAGTGGATGAATTTGTGTATATAACGGATGATACCTACACAAAGAGGCAGCTGCTAAGAATGGAACACCTGCTTCTCAAAGTGTTGGCTTTTGACCTAACAGCCCCAACCATCAACCAGTTCCTCCTTCAGTATATTCAGAGGCATGGAGTCTGTATGAAGACAGAGAACTTTGCAAGG tATCTTGCAGAGCTGAGTCTGCTTGAAGCTGATCCTTTTCTGAAGTACCTTCCTTCgcaaactgctgcagcagcctaCTGTCTAGCAAACTATACGGTGAACAAGTCTTTCTGG CCGGAAACACTTGCTGCATTCACTGGATATTCATTAAGTGAGATAGTGCCTTGCCTGACTGATCTGCATAAAGCATGCCTTGATGCTCCCCATTGCCAACTGCAAGCAATTAAGGAGAAGTATAAGCACTCCAA